From Medicago truncatula cultivar Jemalong A17 chromosome 7, MtrunA17r5.0-ANR, whole genome shotgun sequence, a single genomic window includes:
- the LOC11426461 gene encoding soyasapogenol B glucuronide galactosyltransferase produces MESQSLQFHNQLHVVFLSYPSPGHMNPMIDTARLFAMHGVNVTIITTHANASTFQKAIDSDTSLGYSIKTQLIQFPSAQVGLPDGVENMKDGTSTEIIGKIGLGISMLQDPTEALFQDLQPDCIVTDMMLPWTVEAAAKLGIPRIHYNSSSYFSNCAEHFIMKYRPNDNLVSDTQKFTIPGLPHTIEMTPLQLPFWIRSQSFATAYFEAIYESQKRSYGTLCNSFHELESDYENICNTTLGIKSWSVGPVSSWANKDDENKGNRGHIEELGKEADWLNWLNSKQNESVLYVSFGSLTRLDNAQIVEIAHGLENSGHNFIWVVRKKESDESENNFLQDFEERMKERKKGYIIWNWAPQLLILDHPAIGGIVTHCGWNSTLESLNAGLPMITWPRFGDQFYNEKLLVDVLKIGVSVGAKENKMRTSTESKDVVVKREEIAKAVEILMGSGQESKEMRMRAKKLGEAAKRTIEEGGDSYNNLIQLIDELKSLKKSKALGEKAD; encoded by the coding sequence ATGGAGTCTCAATCTCTGCAATTCCATAACCAACTTcatgttgtttttctttcatatcCAAGTCCTGGCCATATGAATCCTATGATTGACACAGCAAGACTATTTGCCATGCATGGTGTTAATGTTACCATCATCACTACACATGCTAATGCCTCAACATTCCAAAAAGCCATAGACAGTGACACCAGTTTAGGATACTCCATTAAAACTCAACTTATTCAGTTCCCTTCAGCTCAAGTTGGTCTCCCTGATGGTGTTGAAAACATGAAAGATGGAACTTCAACAGAAATTATTGGTAAAATCGGCCTTGGAATATCAATGCTTCAAGATCCAACTGAGGCTTTGTTTCAAGACCTTCAACCTGATTGTATAGTGACAGATATGATGCTTCCTTGGACGGTCGAAGCAGCTGCAAAACTAGGTATTCCAAGAATTCATTATAACAGCTCAAGCTACTTCTCCAACTGTGCAGAACATTTTATCATGAAGTATAGACCAAATGATAATTTAGTTTCTGATACACAGAAATTTACAATTCCTGGTTTGCCTCATACAATTGAGATGACTCCTCTGCAGCTTCCTTTTTGGATAAGGTCACAGAGTTTTGCCACTGCCTATTTTGAAGCAATTTATGAATCACAGAAAAGAAGTTATGGAACACTATGCAATAGTTTTCATGAACTGGAAAGTGATTATGAAAACATTTGTAACACTACCTTGGGGATCAAATCTTGGAGTGTAGGACCAGTTTCATCATGGGCTAACAAGGATGATGAAAACAAGGGGAATAGGGGACACATAGAGGAGCTTGGAAAAGAGGCAGACTGGTTAAATTGGCTTAACTCAAAGCAAAATGAGTCCGTACTGTATGTAAGTTTTGGAAGTCTAACTAGGCTTGATAATGCTCAGATTGTAGAAATTGCACACGGTCTCGAAAATTCAGGTCATAATTTTATATGGGTTGTAAGGAAAAAGGAGAGCGATGAGAGTGAAAACAATTTCCTTCAAGATTTTGAGGAAaggatgaaagaaagaaaaaagggcTATATCATATGGAATTGGGCACCACAGCTCCTTATATTGGATCACCCTGCCATAGGAGGAATTGTGACTCATTGTGGTTGGAACTCAACTCTCGAAAGCTTAAATGCTGGTTTGCCAATGATTACATGGCCAAGGTTTGGCGATCAATTTTACAATGAAAAGTTGCTCGTTGATGTTTTGAAGATAGGGGTTTCAGTAGGAGCAAAAGAAAACAAGATGCGGACTAGCACTGAAAGTAAAGACGTAGTGGTGAAAAGGGAAGAGATAGCGAAGGCTGTAGAGATTTTGATGGGAAGCGGCCAAGAGAGCAAAGAAATGAGGATGAGAGCAAAAAAGCTTGGTGAGGCTGCCAAGAGGACTATTGAGGAAGGTGGAGATTCTTACAACAACTTGATTCAATTGATTGATGAGCTGAAATCATTGAAGAAATCTAAAGCACTTGGTGAGAAAGCAGATTAG
- the LOC11410090 gene encoding soyasapogenol B glucuronide galactosyltransferase — MESQQSHNQLHVTFLPHPSPGHMNPMIDTARLFAKHGVNVTIITTHANASTFQKSIDSDFNSGYPIKTHLIKFPSAQVGLPDGVENMKDGTSFEILGKIGLGISMLQDPIEALFQDLQPDCIVTDMMFPWTVEAAARLGIPRIHYYSSSYFSNCAAHLIMKYRPHDNLVSDTHKFTIPGLPHTIEMTPLQLPFWIRTQSFATAYFEAIYESQKRSYGTLYNSFHELESDYEKLSNTTMGIKTWSVGPVSSWANKDDEKKGNTLGKEAEWLNWLNTKQNESVLYVSFGSLTRLDNAQIVEIAHGLENSGHNFIWVVRKKESDESENTFLQDFEERMKESKKGYIIWNWAPQLLILDHPATGGIVTHCGWNSTLESLNSGLPMITWPMFGDQFYNEKLLVDVLKIAVPVGAKENKLWTSTSSEDVVVKREEIAKAVEILMGSDQESKAMRVRAKKLGDAAKRTIEEGGDSYNNLIQLIDDLKSLKKSKPLDEKVIR, encoded by the coding sequence ATGGAGTCTCAACAATCCCATAACCAACTTCATGTAACTTTTCTTCCACATCCAAGTCCTGGCCATATGAATCCTATGATTGACACAGCTAGACTATTTGCAAAGCATGGTGTTAATGTGACCATCATCACTACGCATGCTAATGCTTCAACATTCCAAAAATCCATAGACAGTGACTTCAATTCAGGATACCCTATCAAAACACATCTTATCAAGTTCCCTTCAGCTCAAGTTGGTCTCCCTGATGGTGTTGAAAACATGAAAGATGGAACTTCATTTGAAATACTAGGTAAAATCGGCCTTGGAATATCCATGCTCCAAGATCCGATTGAGGCTTTGTTTCAAGACCTTCAACCTGATTGTATAGTGACAGATATGATGTTTCCTTGGACGGTCGAAGCAGCTGCAAGACTAGGTATTCCAAGAATTCATTATTACAGCTCAAGCTACTTCTCCAATTGTGCTGCTCATTTGATCATGAAGTATAGACCTCATGATAATTTAGTTTCTGATACACACAAATTTACAATTCCTGGTTTGCCTCATACAATTGAAATGACTCCTCTGCAGCTTCCTTTTTGGATAAGGACACAGAGTTTTGCCACTGCCTATTTTGAAGCAATTTATGAATCACAGAAAAGAAGTTATGGAACACTATACAATAGTTTTCATGAACTGGAAAGTGATTATGAAAAACTTAGTAACACTACCATGGGGATCAAAACTTGGAGTGTAGGACCAGTTTCATCATGGGCTAACAAGGATGATGAAAAGAAGGGCAATACGCTTGGAAAAGAGGCCGAGTGGTTAAATTGGCTTAACACAAAGCAAAATGAGTCCGTATTGTATGTAAGTTTTGGAAGTCTAACTAGGCTTGATAATGCTCAGATTGTAGAAATTGCACACGGTCTCGAAAATTCAGGTCATAATTTTATCTGGGTTGTAAGGAAAAAGGAGAGCGATGAGAGTGAAAACACTTTCCTTCAAGATTTTGAGGAAAGGatgaaagaaagcaaaaagggaTATATCATATGGAATTGGGCACCACAGCTTCTGATATTGGATCACCCTGCAACAGGAGGGATTGTGACTCACTGTGGTTGGAACTCAACTCTCGAAAGCTTGAATTCTGGTTTGCCAATGATTACATGGCCAATGTTTGGTGATCAATTTTACAATGAAAAGTTGCTTGTTGATGTTTTGAAGATAGCGGTCCCAGttggagcaaaagaaaataAGTTATGGACTAGCACTAGTAGTGAAGACGTAGTGGTGAAGAGGGAAGAGATAGCGAAGGCTGTAGAGATTTTGATGGGAAGTGACCAAGAGAGCAAAGCAATGAGGGTGAGAGCAAAGAAACTTGGTGATGCTGCCAAGAGGACTATAGAAGAAGGTGGAGATTCTTACAACAACTTGATTCAGTTGATTGATGATCTGAAATCATTGAAGAAATCTAAACCACTTGATGAGAAAGTGATTAGATAA